The proteins below are encoded in one region of Halalkalicoccus jeotgali B3:
- a CDS encoding 2Fe-2S iron-sulfur cluster-binding protein, with amino-acid sequence MVDAFSVSIGALLTLTAVALHYARGTERPASEDIAEEVLERRAATVPETDFPEPMNRAIGGGGGAAAAVGGAEGAEGELEEGGEEQAAGPGDIPEDEIEYYEVEFVKQGETIELANNEPILDQGEDQGWDLPYACRQGQCVSCGGRITDGPSEDYVEHDNQQMLDENELDEGYTLTCVAYPRGEFSIETDETP; translated from the coding sequence ATGGTAGACGCATTCTCGGTATCGATCGGGGCCCTTCTGACCCTCACCGCGGTCGCGCTCCACTACGCGAGGGGCACCGAACGACCCGCCTCCGAGGACATCGCCGAGGAGGTCCTCGAACGCCGCGCGGCGACCGTCCCCGAGACGGACTTCCCCGAACCGATGAACCGAGCGATCGGCGGCGGTGGCGGGGCCGCCGCGGCCGTCGGCGGCGCCGAGGGCGCCGAGGGCGAACTCGAAGAGGGCGGCGAGGAACAAGCCGCGGGACCGGGCGACATCCCCGAGGACGAGATCGAGTACTACGAGGTCGAGTTCGTCAAGCAGGGCGAGACGATCGAACTCGCGAACAACGAGCCGATCCTCGATCAGGGCGAGGACCAGGGCTGGGACCTCCCCTACGCCTGCCGGCAGGGCCAGTGTGTCTCGTGTGGCGGTCGCATCACGGATGGCCCCTCTGAGGACTACGTCGAACACGACAACCAGCAGATGCTCGACGAGAACGAACTCGACGAGGGCTACACGCTGACCTGCGTCGCCTACCCGCGCGGGGAGTTCTCCATCGAGACCGACGAGACGCCCTGA
- a CDS encoding DJ-1/PfpI family protein: MEIEILLYEGFDELDAIGPYETFQTAAEAGGDLAASLVTHHPTERITASHGLRVEPDGELSEPDLLVVPGGGWSDRNDRGTWGEYERNDIPPLLAERYDRGATVASVCTGAMLSERAGLLDGRPAITHASALDDLRETAAEVVENVENAGEKRITSGRTNEAVPRVVDSEEHGPSGPTSETVPRVVDDGDLLTAGGVTSGIDLALWLLERELSGGLAEEVATTLEYERGAVYRS, from the coding sequence ATGGAGATCGAGATCCTGCTGTACGAGGGGTTCGACGAACTCGACGCGATCGGGCCCTACGAGACCTTTCAGACGGCGGCCGAGGCCGGCGGCGACCTCGCCGCCTCGCTGGTGACCCACCACCCCACCGAACGGATCACGGCGAGCCACGGCCTGCGGGTCGAACCCGACGGCGAACTCAGCGAGCCGGACCTGCTGGTGGTTCCCGGCGGCGGGTGGAGCGACCGGAACGACCGCGGGACGTGGGGGGAGTACGAGCGAAACGACATCCCGCCGCTGCTCGCCGAGCGATACGATCGGGGGGCGACCGTCGCCTCGGTCTGTACCGGCGCGATGCTTTCGGAGCGAGCCGGACTGCTCGACGGACGACCTGCGATCACACACGCGAGCGCGCTCGACGACCTCCGGGAGACGGCCGCCGAGGTCGTCGAAAACGTCGAAAATGCCGGCGAGAAACGCATCACCTCCGGTCGCACGAACGAGGCAGTGCCCCGCGTTGTGGACAGCGAGGAACACGGTCCCTCTGGCCCCACGAGCGAGACAGTGCCTCGCGTCGTGGACGACGGCGACCTCCTGACGGCGGGCGGGGTCACCTCGGGGATCGACCTGGCGCTGTGGCTCCTCGAACGAGAACTGAGCGGTGGCCTCGCCGAGGAGGTGGCGACGACCCTGGAGTACGAGCGCGGCGCGGTCTATCGGTCCTGA